The Clostridia bacterium genome includes a window with the following:
- the ltaE gene encoding low-specificity L-threonine aldolase produces MKYIDLRSDTVTQPTDEMREAMAKAIVGDDVYGDDPTMCLLEKKAAEYVGKEAALFVPSGTMGNQLAVMTHTRRGHEIIAEENCHIVQHEVGAIAVLSGVQLRTIKGHKGIMEPQSVEKTIREDDIHFPETGLICMENALSNGTVVPLDRMKEIYDIAKKHDLPVHLDGARLFNAAASLGVDASQITQYTDSVMFCLSKGLCAPVGSMLAGSKQFIDKARKNRKLLGGGMRQTGILAAAGLIALEKMSKRLHVDHDNAKYMAKRLVEIPGIKLTHEDVHINMVFFDMEETGVSSEKLVTQLLEKGIKINGIEGGLMRYVTNNDVSKEDIDYTIQCMKDIMK; encoded by the coding sequence TTGAAATACATAGATTTGCGAAGCGATACTGTCACACAGCCCACTGATGAGATGCGCGAGGCTATGGCAAAAGCAATTGTCGGGGATGATGTCTATGGAGACGACCCTACTATGTGTCTCTTAGAAAAAAAAGCTGCAGAGTACGTCGGTAAGGAGGCTGCACTTTTTGTGCCAAGCGGCACCATGGGAAATCAGCTGGCAGTCATGACACATACAAGAAGAGGACATGAGATAATAGCAGAAGAGAATTGTCATATAGTCCAGCATGAGGTAGGAGCCATTGCGGTATTATCAGGTGTACAGCTCAGAACCATCAAAGGGCACAAGGGTATCATGGAACCACAATCCGTTGAGAAGACTATAAGAGAAGATGACATACACTTTCCTGAGACAGGACTCATTTGTATGGAGAATGCATTGTCAAACGGCACAGTTGTACCGCTTGACAGAATGAAGGAAATATATGATATAGCCAAGAAACATGACTTGCCTGTTCATCTTGACGGAGCAAGGCTTTTCAACGCTGCAGCGTCTCTTGGCGTAGATGCGTCACAGATTACGCAGTATACCGACTCCGTAATGTTTTGCCTTTCCAAGGGCTTATGCGCTCCGGTCGGCTCCATGCTTGCAGGCAGCAAGCAGTTCATAGATAAGGCAAGGAAGAATCGAAAGCTCTTGGGCGGCGGAATGCGCCAAACAGGTATACTTGCTGCCGCCGGACTTATAGCACTGGAGAAAATGTCGAAGCGTCTCCATGTCGATCATGATAATGCAAAGTATATGGCAAAACGCCTGGTGGAAATACCTGGAATCAAGCTTACCCATGAGGATGTACATATAAATATGGTTTTCTTTGATATGGAGGAAACGGGAGTGAGCTCAGAAAAGCTTGTAACCCAATTACTTGAGAAAGGCATCAAGATAAATGGCATAGAAGGCGGACTCATGAGGTATGTCACAAACAATGATGTCAGCAAGGAAGATATTGATTATACCATCCAATGTATGAAGGATATAATGAAATAA
- a CDS encoding cyanophycinase, which produces MPETERGSLVIIGGAEDKRADKAILKEVIKLAGGEGASIALITTATNSPVEAGLEYKRLFSELGARSVVSINITDRESANNIEGLKVLHDATCIFFVGGDQLRISSILGGTEVHRILRKQYEEGRVIAGTSAGASMMSEIMVVEGKDEEAPRKCTLKMAPGMDLLAGVIIDQHFNQRGRIGRLLAAVAQNPNVLGIGIDEDTAMIVNKDLEFTVGGSGVVTVVDGRDISYTNISEQHPDDPLAITNVRIHILPKGYGFNLVKKQEILKKQD; this is translated from the coding sequence ATGCCTGAAACTGAAAGGGGAAGCCTTGTAATAATCGGAGGGGCAGAGGATAAAAGAGCAGATAAAGCTATCCTTAAAGAAGTAATAAAGCTTGCAGGCGGTGAAGGTGCGTCCATAGCTCTAATCACCACTGCAACCAACAGCCCTGTAGAAGCGGGTTTGGAATATAAAAGACTTTTTAGTGAGTTGGGAGCAAGAAGCGTTGTATCAATAAATATCACAGATAGGGAATCTGCAAATAATATTGAAGGTTTGAAGGTTCTTCATGATGCTACCTGTATTTTTTTTGTAGGTGGTGACCAGCTGAGAATATCAAGCATATTGGGTGGCACTGAAGTACACCGGATATTAAGAAAACAATATGAAGAAGGCAGGGTAATTGCTGGAACCAGCGCAGGAGCTTCGATGATGAGTGAGATAATGGTTGTGGAAGGGAAAGATGAGGAAGCACCAAGGAAATGTACACTAAAGATGGCTCCGGGAATGGATCTCTTAGCGGGTGTAATAATAGACCAGCATTTTAATCAAAGGGGAAGAATTGGAAGATTGCTGGCGGCTGTGGCACAAAACCCAAATGTTTTAGGAATTGGCATAGATGAAGATACTGCGATGATTGTAAACAAGGATCTGGAGTTTACTGTCGGAGGCTCTGGAGTAGTTACAGTTGTGGACGGCAGAGATATTTCCTATACTAATATTTCAGAACAGCATCCTGATGATCCTTTGGCAATAACTAATGTAAGAATACACATTTTACCAAAAGGGTATGGGTTTAATTTAGTAAAAAAACAGGAAATACTAAAAAAGCAAGATTAA
- the cphA gene encoding cyanophycin synthetase has translation MITVSSHAYQGKSIYSYKPVVKLVVDLGRYADTPTKDIEGFNEALQGLLPGLKKHFCCRGYEGGFIERLQEGTYFAHVMEHIAIELQAMLGYDIKFGKTRVTGKEGIYNIIYGYENEHAGLESGRLAVEIMEGILAGELPDINKRLQDIKKVCIATDFGASTAAITKEAKERNIPIIRLGDGSILQLGYGKSQKRIEATLTENSCCIAVDIACNKELTKSILSEYGIPVPAGKIVKSEQEALEYSEKLGYPVVVKPNYGSHGKGVSINLKSPQEVLEAYRIANEYEDTILVEKYIKGSYYRVLVVGDQVVAASHRISAHVTGDGARTVRELIHKENSSPLRGEGHEKPLTKINIDKVAEQYLRKQNLTLEYVPNDGEIVYLRENDNLSTGGVAIDVTDELHEQNKKLIAQAARIIGLDVAGVDISTADISKPITETGGAIIEINAAPGIRMHHYPYKGTPRNVAKHIVDMLFPEGSTGRVPIVSVTGTNGKTTTSRMIAHIIKQMGFIVGMTTTSGIYVNDELIKYGDNTGPISARTVLMDRRVEYAVLETARGGIVNRGLGYDEADVGIITNITEDHLGIDDINTLEDLAHVKSLVAEAVKKDGYAVLNADDQYCLSMRERIKANVILFSLSTENEAIKSHVLDGGIAIYSNGSTIFVNKGGVELPFIEAKAIPVTMNGVLRHNISNSMAAIAGAIGMGIPVESIITGLSTFRSDTASNPGRFNLHDVNGIRVVLDYGHNIDAYRVVIDSLKQMKTGRLIGVIGTPGDRTDSSNIIIGKMCGDCFDRIYIKEDRDRRGREPGEVAALLEKGCRMASIKPSEVLIELAEDKALEKAISDAVPGDIVIVFFEEYQLMLDVIERMTVDLSKVQQIIA, from the coding sequence GTGATTACTGTAAGCAGTCATGCTTATCAAGGAAAAAGCATTTACAGCTACAAACCCGTGGTGAAACTGGTAGTTGACTTAGGCAGATATGCCGACACTCCGACAAAGGACATTGAAGGCTTTAATGAAGCTCTTCAAGGGCTTCTGCCGGGATTGAAAAAGCACTTTTGTTGCAGAGGGTATGAAGGAGGCTTTATTGAAAGGCTTCAGGAGGGAACATATTTTGCACATGTAATGGAGCACATAGCAATTGAACTGCAAGCCATGCTGGGTTATGATATCAAATTCGGCAAGACAAGGGTTACAGGAAAAGAAGGAATTTACAATATAATATATGGATACGAGAACGAGCACGCTGGCTTGGAATCAGGCAGGCTGGCAGTGGAAATCATGGAAGGAATACTGGCAGGAGAACTGCCGGATATAAATAAAAGGCTGCAAGACATTAAGAAGGTATGCATTGCAACGGATTTTGGAGCAAGCACCGCTGCAATCACAAAGGAAGCAAAAGAACGGAATATCCCAATAATACGCTTGGGTGATGGAAGCATTTTGCAGTTGGGATATGGAAAAAGTCAGAAAAGAATAGAAGCAACGCTTACTGAGAATTCATGCTGCATAGCGGTTGATATTGCATGCAATAAGGAGCTTACAAAGAGTATACTCAGCGAATATGGAATACCTGTTCCGGCTGGAAAGATAGTAAAGAGCGAGCAGGAGGCTTTGGAATATAGTGAAAAGCTAGGCTATCCTGTTGTAGTGAAGCCCAATTATGGAAGCCATGGAAAAGGTGTATCCATAAACCTTAAGAGTCCTCAGGAAGTATTGGAGGCATATAGGATAGCAAATGAATACGAGGATACGATCCTAGTAGAAAAATATATAAAAGGCAGCTACTATAGGGTATTGGTCGTAGGAGACCAGGTGGTAGCAGCTTCCCATAGAATCTCTGCTCACGTTACAGGTGACGGAGCAAGGACGGTAAGAGAGCTTATTCATAAAGAGAACAGCAGCCCCCTAAGAGGTGAAGGGCATGAAAAGCCATTGACCAAGATAAATATTGATAAAGTGGCAGAACAATATCTTAGGAAACAAAATTTGACTCTTGAGTATGTGCCCAATGATGGAGAAATAGTATACCTGCGTGAAAATGACAACCTGAGTACAGGTGGAGTTGCAATCGATGTTACTGATGAATTGCACGAGCAAAACAAGAAGTTAATAGCTCAAGCAGCCAGAATTATTGGTCTGGATGTAGCTGGTGTTGATATAAGCACTGCAGATATCTCAAAGCCTATTACTGAAACAGGAGGGGCCATTATAGAAATAAATGCAGCACCGGGAATCAGAATGCATCATTACCCCTATAAAGGCACCCCAAGAAATGTGGCAAAGCATATAGTCGATATGCTATTCCCTGAAGGCAGCACAGGCAGAGTACCTATTGTGTCAGTGACAGGGACGAATGGAAAGACAACTACCTCCAGAATGATAGCGCATATTATAAAGCAGATGGGCTTTATTGTAGGGATGACTACCACAAGCGGAATATATGTGAACGATGAGCTGATCAAGTATGGAGACAACACAGGCCCTATAAGCGCTAGGACAGTACTTATGGACAGAAGGGTTGAGTATGCTGTACTGGAGACCGCCAGGGGCGGAATAGTTAATCGTGGGCTGGGCTATGATGAAGCAGATGTAGGCATTATAACCAATATTACGGAGGATCATCTGGGGATTGATGACATTAATACTCTGGAGGACTTGGCCCATGTGAAGTCTTTAGTTGCAGAAGCGGTTAAGAAAGATGGTTATGCAGTATTGAATGCAGATGACCAATATTGTCTCAGTATGAGGGAAAGGATAAAAGCAAATGTTATTTTATTTTCTCTGTCAACCGAGAATGAGGCCATAAAAAGCCACGTTCTTGATGGGGGAATAGCCATTTATAGCAATGGCAGCACCATTTTTGTAAATAAAGGCGGAGTAGAGCTGCCATTTATTGAAGCAAAGGCTATCCCTGTTACAATGAATGGAGTATTGAGGCATAATATAAGCAACAGCATGGCTGCAATTGCTGGCGCAATAGGGATGGGAATCCCCGTAGAAAGCATAATAACAGGCCTGTCAACCTTTAGGAGCGATACTGCCAGCAATCCGGGGAGATTTAATTTACATGATGTTAATGGCATAAGGGTGGTATTGGATTATGGACATAATATCGACGCTTATCGTGTGGTTATAGATTCGTTGAAGCAAATGAAAACCGGCCGCCTTATAGGAGTTATAGGGACACCTGGAGACAGGACAGATTCTAGTAATATAATAATAGGAAAAATGTGCGGGGATTGCTTTGATAGGATTTATATCAAGGAAGACAGAGACAGGAGAGGGCGAGAGCCTGGAGAAGTCGCAGCCTTGCTTGAAAAGGGCTGCAGGATGGCAAGTATCAAACCCTCAGAGGTACTGATAGAGCTGGCGGAGGATAAGGCTTTAGAAAAAGCTATCTCAGATGCAGTGCCAGGTGACATAGTCATAGTTTTCTTCGAAGAATACCAGCTTATGTTGGATGTAATTGAAAGGATGACTGTGGATTTGTCAAAGGTACAGCAAATTATTGCATAG
- a CDS encoding amidase family protein codes for MSQIKKFIVEEATIADMQEAINAKAVSSRELVLMYLDRIAKFDKSGLSINSVAEINPDAIHIAEALDRHMELNGPIGPLHGIPILIKDNINTGDKMHTTAGSLSLSDNYAPEDAFVVKKLRAAGAVILGKTNLTEFANFMTENMPNGYSSRGGQVLNPYGPGKFDVGGSSSGSGASVACSFCAGAIGTETSGSILSPACRNSVVGIKPTVGLVGRSGIVPIAHSQDTAGPIARTVADAALLLGAITGEDSEDPVTLASCRRSFMDYTRFLDKAGLEGVRIGIPRDYFYDELSMEQIMLAEAAVKLLKELGAVIVEPADIPSAKEFKEYEVLLYEFKSDMNSYLARYGGSRTMHTLKDIIDFNNSKPEEALKYGQTILVKSQETKGTLAESEYILERLKDLRLSQTEGIDMVLNKYNLDAVVFPSYLGCDIAARAGYPSVIVPAGYTNEGEPFGITFTSRAYTEPQLIKYAYAYEQAAKKRKPPIL; via the coding sequence ATGTCTCAAATAAAGAAGTTTATAGTTGAAGAGGCGACAATCGCGGATATGCAGGAGGCTATCAATGCCAAGGCAGTGAGTTCAAGAGAATTGGTGCTTATGTACCTTGATAGAATCGCAAAATTCGATAAGTCCGGCTTATCCATTAATTCAGTTGCAGAAATAAATCCTGACGCTATCCATATTGCTGAAGCCCTTGACAGGCATATGGAGTTAAATGGACCCATCGGCCCCTTGCATGGAATCCCCATACTTATAAAGGACAACATAAATACAGGTGACAAAATGCACACTACAGCAGGATCCCTGTCACTATCAGATAATTATGCACCTGAGGACGCATTTGTCGTAAAAAAACTAAGAGCAGCAGGTGCTGTAATTCTTGGGAAGACAAACCTTACAGAGTTCGCTAATTTCATGACTGAAAATATGCCTAATGGATACAGTTCAAGAGGAGGTCAAGTGTTGAATCCTTACGGACCTGGAAAATTTGATGTTGGAGGCTCCAGCTCGGGTTCAGGTGCTTCAGTTGCTTGCAGCTTCTGTGCCGGAGCTATAGGCACTGAGACCTCCGGATCGATATTGAGTCCCGCATGCCGTAATTCAGTTGTAGGCATCAAACCCACAGTGGGACTTGTAGGCCGCAGTGGCATCGTCCCGATAGCTCATAGTCAGGATACAGCAGGTCCCATAGCCAGGACTGTCGCCGATGCTGCTTTGCTGCTTGGTGCAATAACAGGCGAAGACAGTGAAGACCCTGTCACACTTGCCAGCTGTCGAAGATCTTTCATGGATTATACAAGATTTTTGGATAAAGCCGGGCTTGAAGGGGTAAGAATTGGTATACCTAGAGATTACTTTTACGATGAGCTTTCCATGGAACAGATTATGCTAGCAGAAGCTGCTGTTAAATTATTAAAAGAGCTTGGCGCTGTAATCGTTGAACCGGCAGACATACCCTCAGCCAAGGAATTCAAGGAATACGAAGTGCTTCTGTATGAGTTCAAGAGTGATATGAATTCATATCTTGCACGTTACGGAGGCAGCAGAACAATGCATACCCTTAAGGATATAATAGACTTCAATAACTCCAAACCGGAAGAGGCTCTGAAATATGGTCAGACTATACTGGTAAAATCCCAGGAAACAAAAGGGACTCTTGCGGAATCCGAATATATACTCGAGAGGCTTAAGGATCTGCGCCTTTCGCAAACTGAAGGCATAGATATGGTCCTGAACAAATATAACCTTGATGCTGTTGTCTTTCCCAGCTATTTAGGCTGTGACATAGCGGCCAGGGCAGGCTACCCTTCAGTAATAGTACCCGCAGGCTATACCAATGAAGGAGAGCCCTTCGGCATTACATTCACATCAAGAGCTTATACAGAACCACAGCTCATCAAGTATGCCTATGCTTACGAGCAAGCAGCAAAAAAACGAAAACCTCCGATACTGTAA
- a CDS encoding H-type small acid-soluble spore protein, which translates to MDINRAEEIINSKGIIEVTYKDSPIWIESVIRDNATAHVKLLSDNQSMNIPIEDLMEKNPNNNNR; encoded by the coding sequence ATGGACATAAACAGAGCAGAAGAAATTATTAATTCCAAAGGAATTATTGAGGTAACCTATAAGGATTCACCAATATGGATTGAGAGCGTTATTAGAGATAATGCTACAGCACATGTAAAACTTCTGTCGGACAATCAGAGCATGAATATACCTATTGAAGACTTGATGGAGAAGAATCCCAATAACAATAATCGATAA
- a CDS encoding accessory gene regulator B family protein, protein MEFPERLSEKLTAVISENLEDLSERKLAEINYGIAVFITNSYKMLLIFFLAILLNIFKDFLIAFISFGALRTFASGVHAKGEWTCLPASALFFFGIVYSGMVIDLNIYVVSIIFALCFSAVLRYAPADTEERPIASRKLRKKLKVLSCFAVIALYLASAYNLGTSISSIIAFAVLVETILILPITYKLAGSMYGVGISINNKREV, encoded by the coding sequence ATGGAATTTCCCGAAAGATTAAGTGAAAAGCTAACTGCAGTTATTTCAGAAAACTTGGAGGATTTGTCAGAACGAAAGCTTGCTGAGATTAATTATGGAATAGCGGTCTTTATCACAAACTCATACAAAATGCTGCTTATTTTCTTCTTAGCAATCTTACTGAATATATTCAAGGATTTTCTTATTGCTTTTATAAGCTTCGGCGCCTTACGCACATTTGCGTCAGGCGTTCATGCAAAGGGAGAGTGGACATGCCTTCCCGCAAGTGCGTTATTTTTCTTTGGTATTGTATATTCGGGAATGGTTATCGACTTAAATATATATGTTGTAAGTATTATATTTGCGCTATGCTTCTCTGCAGTATTAAGATATGCGCCTGCCGACACTGAAGAGCGGCCTATAGCAAGCAGGAAGCTTCGAAAAAAATTAAAAGTGCTGTCTTGTTTTGCAGTCATAGCTCTTTACTTGGCTTCAGCATACAACTTGGGCACTTCAATTTCTTCAATAATAGCATTTGCTGTTTTAGTTGAAACAATATTGATACTACCCATAACTTACAAGCTGGCAGGCAGCATGTACGGTGTGGGTATAAGTATAAACAATAAAAGGGAGGTATAG
- a CDS encoding cyclic lactone autoinducer peptide, producing MKRFLKPLLVLISTLALFIASTSTTACYFWSLREPKMPESLIKRD from the coding sequence ATGAAAAGATTCTTGAAACCACTATTGGTCCTTATCAGTACCTTAGCTTTGTTTATAGCAAGTACTTCAACAACAGCTTGTTACTTCTGGTCGTTAAGGGAACCTAAGATGCCGGAATCGTTAATTAAGAGAGACTAA
- a CDS encoding LytTR family DNA-binding domain-containing protein, giving the protein MSINMVLCEDKQVILNNIRTSLEKVIRQNGIDAKVCFTTDNPKRVIEYAKQYAQGINAYFLDINLGTNMNGLELAKQIRSFDPYCYITFVTGHPELCMTVFKYHIEAFEYLIKPVSYQALEECVLSINKHYSNYLNYQKHNKNAIIKIRSGNCDYNIELHNIIFVESINQKLVVHTKSRNIEFFGYLKDIINELNKSGENFCRCHRSYIININHVKEVNYKDSYIIMSNDEKCFMSRQQKSEIKVVLDRMVQENDSTI; this is encoded by the coding sequence ATGTCTATAAATATGGTGTTATGTGAGGACAAGCAGGTTATATTGAACAATATCAGGACAAGCTTAGAAAAGGTTATTAGGCAGAATGGCATAGACGCAAAGGTATGCTTTACAACAGATAATCCCAAGAGGGTAATCGAATATGCAAAGCAATATGCGCAGGGTATTAATGCGTACTTTCTTGACATAAACCTTGGGACTAATATGAATGGATTGGAGTTGGCCAAGCAGATCAGGAGCTTTGATCCGTATTGTTATATAACCTTTGTCACAGGTCATCCGGAATTGTGCATGACGGTGTTCAAATATCATATTGAAGCCTTTGAATATCTTATAAAACCGGTATCTTATCAGGCACTTGAGGAGTGCGTACTTTCCATAAATAAGCACTATAGCAACTATCTGAACTACCAAAAGCATAATAAGAATGCAATAATTAAAATCAGGTCAGGAAACTGCGATTACAACATAGAACTCCATAATATCATATTCGTGGAATCAATAAATCAAAAGCTTGTAGTACATACAAAGAGCCGAAACATAGAATTTTTCGGTTATCTAAAGGATATAATCAATGAACTTAATAAAAGCGGAGAGAATTTCTGCCGCTGTCATCGCTCATACATTATCAACATTAACCATGTAAAGGAAGTCAACTATAAGGATTCGTACATAATAATGTCCAATGACGAAAAGTGCTTTATGTCGAGGCAGCAGAAAAGTGAAATAAAGGTAGTATTGGATAGGATGGTTCAAGAGAATGATAGTACTATATAG
- a CDS encoding M48 family metallopeptidase: MLLQGINYQVVAKKYPGKNPRVFFRNECFEIYINNTADFESGMEAIDEALRGWFNKKAEDIFGERLKHYCGIIDVKYHRFCIKAQKTRWGSCSSKGNLNFNWRLVMAPEWVLDYVVVHELSHLKHMNHSKDFWDTVAVYVPEYKKAVAWLKENGATLKLQFA, from the coding sequence ATTTTACTGCAAGGTATTAACTATCAGGTTGTTGCTAAGAAATATCCGGGAAAAAATCCAAGAGTGTTTTTTAGAAATGAATGTTTTGAAATATATATAAATAATACTGCTGATTTTGAAAGTGGAATGGAAGCAATAGATGAAGCTTTACGCGGATGGTTTAATAAAAAGGCTGAAGATATATTTGGTGAAAGGCTTAAACATTACTGTGGGATAATTGACGTAAAATACCACAGATTCTGTATAAAAGCCCAGAAGACAAGGTGGGGAAGCTGCTCAAGCAAGGGAAACCTTAATTTCAACTGGCGGCTAGTTATGGCACCGGAGTGGGTTCTTGATTATGTGGTTGTGCATGAGCTATCACATCTTAAGCATATGAATCATTCCAAGGATTTTTGGGATACAGTGGCTGTATACGTTCCTGAGTATAAAAAGGCTGTTGCATGGTTGAAGGAAAACGGTGCGACGCTTAAGCTGCAATTTGCATAG
- a CDS encoding PsbP-related protein, whose translation MLRNRLKLTFTLSFIAIIVLCAALIYTGRLPSAFTAFTENIEGEKASKQLFEAYNVMDNTFHFELPDSWHTQEVSFAGGEILYHMNFISQDKRINGFVQVWKLSKPLKQFIEESKESAVGVVDFKHFDIKEIMADNKKGYLIDYSRANPEGEYNRAYEAFIEGYSNKVYRISFFVPEKEWKNYYKVLFDRIIHTMNIKK comes from the coding sequence GTGTTGAGGAATAGGCTAAAGCTTACATTTACTCTTTCATTTATAGCGATTATTGTCTTGTGCGCAGCTTTAATTTATACAGGAAGGCTTCCGTCAGCTTTTACTGCCTTTACGGAGAATATTGAGGGAGAAAAGGCTTCAAAGCAGCTTTTTGAAGCTTATAACGTTATGGATAACACATTTCATTTTGAACTGCCTGATTCGTGGCATACGCAGGAAGTATCCTTTGCAGGGGGGGAAATACTATATCACATGAATTTTATCTCCCAGGATAAAAGGATAAATGGCTTTGTACAGGTGTGGAAGCTTTCCAAGCCTCTGAAGCAGTTTATTGAAGAGTCAAAAGAGTCAGCTGTAGGCGTAGTTGACTTTAAACACTTTGATATCAAGGAGATTATGGCAGACAACAAAAAAGGCTATTTGATCGATTACAGCAGGGCAAACCCTGAGGGGGAGTATAATAGGGCATACGAAGCTTTTATTGAGGGGTACTCTAATAAAGTATACAGGATAAGCTTTTTTGTGCCAGAAAAAGAATGGAAGAACTATTATAAAGTTCTGTTTGACAGAATAATACATACCATGAATATCAAAAAATAG
- a CDS encoding GHKL domain-containing protein, whose protein sequence is MIVLYRIFINTMAIVIFTYLAQALYSFQREQKVLLRFVIITALGTNLLVYLDQYIGMGLRALIMLPFMMLMSYFLLKLGLIQSIVVNITNAIALAVGDISAVFILVKIYGYTHEKIKSHILLSLTADLIIYGTVIIIIFLIRLIRQTQEMTDKYKRSISIKSSIYMFATFIVIAVNYSVYIKFIGVVDQSVILVNVAIMWMYLILSLYINFTNSALTLKEQQYDQQQDYIKTIDSLINDFRRLKHSYANTIYSFYGYIQENDIQGLKTYYSEVMDETKKMDSNLLLALQRIKVYAIFGLLWNKINEAESRGIEVGVQVINEVHQVSMKLTDLCEVLGNYLDNAIDAAAVSDIKKMNIILTDGEGYLTISVENTYEGTVDVDEIQKKGYSTKGNNRGFGLAITNQVLSKYANILHNTFIEEGIFKQELIIKK, encoded by the coding sequence ATGATAGTACTATATAGGATATTTATCAATACAATGGCAATAGTTATTTTTACATATTTGGCGCAGGCATTGTACAGCTTTCAAAGAGAACAGAAAGTATTACTGAGGTTTGTCATTATCACAGCTTTAGGCACTAATTTACTTGTATATTTGGACCAATACATTGGAATGGGATTGCGTGCTCTGATAATGCTGCCGTTTATGATGCTTATGTCATATTTCTTGTTGAAGCTCGGCTTGATTCAGTCAATTGTTGTTAATATCACAAATGCCATCGCCCTTGCAGTTGGGGATATATCTGCGGTGTTCATTTTGGTCAAGATATATGGGTATACTCATGAAAAGATTAAATCCCATATTTTGCTATCCTTAACCGCTGATTTAATAATATACGGAACTGTAATAATAATAATTTTTCTTATAAGGCTCATAAGACAGACTCAAGAAATGACAGACAAATACAAGCGCAGCATAAGTATAAAGTCATCAATATACATGTTTGCTACCTTTATTGTAATTGCGGTTAACTATTCAGTATATATAAAGTTTATTGGGGTGGTAGATCAAAGCGTAATACTGGTAAATGTAGCTATCATGTGGATGTATCTTATACTAAGCCTGTACATCAATTTTACCAACAGTGCATTGACTTTGAAGGAGCAGCAGTATGACCAACAGCAGGACTATATAAAAACGATAGACAGCCTTATAAATGACTTCAGAAGACTGAAGCATAGCTATGCCAATACCATATATAGCTTTTATGGATATATTCAGGAGAATGATATACAGGGTTTGAAAACCTACTATTCCGAGGTAATGGATGAAACAAAAAAAATGGACAGCAATTTGCTTCTGGCTTTGCAGAGAATAAAGGTATATGCAATATTCGGACTGCTGTGGAATAAGATTAATGAAGCTGAGAGCAGGGGAATAGAGGTGGGAGTGCAGGTCATAAATGAAGTGCATCAAGTTAGCATGAAGCTTACCGATCTATGTGAAGTGCTGGGAAACTACCTTGACAACGCAATTGATGCAGCAGCGGTTTCGGATATTAAAAAAATGAACATTATTCTGACTGATGGTGAAGGTTATCTGACAATAAGTGTTGAAAATACCTACGAGGGCACTGTCGACGTGGATGAGATACAGAAAAAAGGGTATTCTACAAAGGGAAACAACAGAGGATTTGGTCTAGCAATAACCAATCAGGTATTATCCAAGTATGCCAATATATTGCATAACACATTTATTGAAGAAGGAATATTTAAGCAGGAGCTTATAATAAAAAAATAA